The nucleotide window CACCTTCGTGGTGGTGGAGCACGACATGGATGTCGTATTCTCCCTCTCCGAGCGGATCATCGTCCTTCACCGGGGGGAGATCCTCTGCGACGGCACGCCCGCGCAGGTCCGGGCCGACGCGAAAGTGCGCGAAGTGTACCTGGGCGACGACGTGTCCGATCTCTTCCGGTACGAGGAGAAGTGAGGCGATGATCCTCGAAGCGTCGAACGTCGACACGTTCTACGGGACGAGCCACATCCTCCAGGGGGTTTCCCTCTTTGTGGAAGAAGGGGAGGTGGTCGCCCTGCTGGGAAGGAACGGCGTCGGCAAGACCACGACGCTCCGGTCGATCATGGGGCTTTCCCCTCCGAAGCGCGGTTCCATCCGTCTGCGCGGAAAGGAGATCGCCGGTCTTCCGCCGTACGAGGTCGCCCGCCTCGGCGTGGCGTATGTGCCCGACGACCTTCGGATCTTTCCCGACCTCACCGCGGAGGAGAACCTGGAGATCGCGCGCAGGCTCTCACAGCGGCGGGGATACTGGAACCGGGAGCGGGTGTACGAACTGTTTCCGAAGCTTTCGGACATCGCCTCCGCGAAGGGGATCAACCTGTCGGGCGGGGAGAAGAAGATGCTGGGGATCGGCCGGGCGCTGATGGCGAACCCTTCGCTGATCCTGCTCGACGAGCCGTCGGAGGGACTGGCGCCGCTG belongs to Deltaproteobacteria bacterium CG2_30_66_27 and includes:
- a CDS encoding ABC transporter ATP-binding protein, encoding MLEASNVDTFYGTSHILQGVSLFVEEGEVVALLGRNGVGKTTTLRSIMGLSPPKRGSIRLRGKEIAGLPPYEVARLGVAYVPDDLRIFPDLTAEENLEIARRLSQRRGYWNRERVYELFPKLSDIASAKGINLSGGEKKMLGIGRALMANPSLILLDEPSEGLAPLVVANVVDVLGRIHAQGVTILLADQNLKFCRKVCGRGYILEKGAVRFGEGMEEIWGNEEVIRKYLVV